The following proteins are encoded in a genomic region of Coffea eugenioides isolate CCC68of chromosome 6, Ceug_1.0, whole genome shotgun sequence:
- the LOC113774087 gene encoding uncharacterized protein LOC113774087, with translation MDKTWMKISNRKDKAYELGVKISSIVEDHLLTQGIRKSYTRWIHHGEQFRHQNCGDSTKHGDGEEDSDTEDLNDMLHDIGTAQWGDNWAGREESTDDSLNANHSDTDNFLKLLEDAKKELYPGNHFYSKLSFVVTLLHLKTMSGWTIKSFNALLEIFRHALPPEATVPKSFADAKKLIRDLGFKSKKIHACVNDCVLFRKENENFDTCPNLNCKEPRYKMAGSRVPRKVLRYFPLKPRLQRLYTHKEIASDMRWHKEKCVHDDNIMRHPADSEAWKHFDRLHPDFAVDPRNVRLGLATDGFNPFGTMSSAYSIWPIYLVPYNLSPWKCMRDPFFFLSMLIPGPKSPGNEIDVYMETLIDELNEMWLGVETYDAYSGKKFDLRAALLWTINDFPAYAMLSGWSTKGYQACPICMVETTCVHLPHRKKLCYTGHRRFLPIDHSWRREKKPFNGNVDFRNPVAPLSGNEILDQVQNMEVNFGKTKAQSNAKKCKRSKSGLNWTKKSCFFELPYWADLLLRHNLDLMHVSKNVSETVIATIMDIENKTKDHWLCHQDLKDLGLKKELHLIPNGDSYIMPHACYSLTKEEKKKVCEFLNSVKYPDGFASNICRCIKNG, from the exons ATGGATAAAACTTGGATGAAGATTAGCAATAGGAAGGACAAGGCTTATGAACTCGGAGTAAAAATTTCCTCAA TTGTGGAGGATCATTTATTGACTCAAGGCATTCGTAAAAGCTACACAAGATGGATACACCATGGGGAACAATTTCGACACCAAAATTGTGGGGATAGTACTAAACATGGGGATGGAGAGGAGGATAGTGATACTGAAGATTTAAATGACATGTTGCACGACATTGGGACAGCACAATGGGGGGACAATTGGGCTGGTAGGGAAGAATCAACGGATGATAGTCTAAATGCGAATCATAGTGACACAGATAACTTTCTTAAATTGTTAGAAGATGCAAAAAAGGAGCTGTATCCAGGGAATCATTTTTACTCAAAGCTATCCTTTGTAGTCACTTTGCTCCATTTGAAAACAATGAGCGGGTGGACTATAAAGTCCTTCAATgcattgctggaaatttttaggCATGCACTACCTCCTGAAGCCACAGTTCCCAAGTCTTTTGCTGATGCTAAGAAGCTCATTCGAGACTTAGGTTTTAAATCTAAAAAAATCCATGCTTGTGTCAATGATTGTGTTCTCTTCCgcaaggaaaatgaaaattttgacacTTGTCCAAATCTAAATTGTAAAGAACCTCGCTACAAGATGGCAGGTTCAAGAGTTCCACGCAAAGTTTTGCGTTACTTTCCTTTGAAGCCTAGGCTGCAACGATTATATACCCACAAAGAAATAGCTTCAGATATGAGATGGCATAAAGAAAAGTGTGTGCATGATGATAACATCATGCGGCATCCAGCAGACAGTGAAGCATGGAAACACTTTGATAGGTTGCATCCGGACTTCGCCGTTGATCCTAGAAATGTGAGGTTAGGTCTTGCAACTGATGGTTTCAATCCTTTTGGGACCATGAGTAGTGCTTATAGCATCTGGCCTATTTATCTAGTGCCATACAATCTGTCCCCTTGGAAGTGTATGAGagatcctttctttttcctatcAATGCTAATTCCTGGGCCTAAATCCCCGGGAAATGAGATTGATGTTTACATGGAGACTCTAATAGATGAACTGAATGAAATGTGGCTTGGTGTTGAAACATATGATGCATATAGTGGCAAGAAATTTGACCTCCGGGCAGCTTTACTATGGACTATAAATGATTTTCCAGCTTATGCAATGCTGTCCGGATGGAGTACGAAAGGGTATCAAGCATGTCCTATTTGCATGGTTGAGACAACTTGCGTACATTTACCACACCGAAAAAAGTTGTGTTACACAGGTCATCGCCGCTTCTTACCCATTGACCATTCTTGGCGGCGAGAAAAAAAACCTTTCAATGGCAATGTGGACTTTAGGAATCCTGTTGCACCTTTATctggaaatgaaattttggatcaGGTGCAAAATATGGAGGTAAATTTTGGGAAGACCAAGGCGCAATCCAATGCAAAGAAATGCAAGCGTTCTAAGAGTGGTTTGAACTGGACAAAGAAAAGTTGTTTCTTTGAGTTACCATATTGGGCAGACCTCCTTCTTAGGCATAATTTGGATTTAATGCATGTGTCAAAAAATGTCTCAGAGACTGTCATTGCCACAATTATGGATATTGAAAACAAAACCAAAGACCACTGGTTGTGtcatcaagatttgaaggattTGGGTTTGAAAAAAGAGCTACATTTGATTCCAAATGGCGACTCTTATATCATGCCACATGCCTGTTATAGCCTAACCaaggaggagaaaaaaaaagtatgtgAGTTCTTGAATTCTGTCAAATATCCAGATGGGTTTGCCTCAAACATTTGCCGATGTATAAAGAATGGCTAG